In Leptolyngbya sp. SIO1E4, one DNA window encodes the following:
- a CDS encoding response regulator produces MSASVSNPKLVVVEDSDADFIALKRSLARLSVKENIQRFEDADEAFAFLQEVCQPVTAKQAIIVLLDLNLCGTDGRDFIVLVKQNQCLKNIPIVVFSTSSSPKDIQFAYDHGANGYMVKPVDLKEFYATVSSFKSYWLETNEWA; encoded by the coding sequence ATGAGTGCCTCTGTATCTAACCCTAAACTCGTCGTTGTTGAAGACAGCGATGCCGATTTTATTGCGCTAAAGCGATCGTTGGCTAGGCTCAGTGTCAAGGAAAATATTCAGCGTTTTGAAGATGCAGATGAAGCGTTTGCATTTCTCCAAGAGGTCTGTCAGCCTGTGACAGCAAAACAGGCGATCATCGTTTTGCTAGACCTAAATCTATGCGGCACTGATGGTCGAGACTTTATTGTGCTAGTTAAACAAAATCAATGTTTGAAGAATATTCCTATCGTTGTTTTTTCCACATCTTCTAGTCCTAAGGACATTCAATTTGCTTACGATCACGGTGCCAATGGCTATATGGTTAAGCCGGTAGATCTCAAGGAATTTTATGCTACGGTGAGCAGTTTCAAAAGCTATTGGCTTGAAACCAACGAATGGGCCTAA
- a CDS encoding response regulator, producing MSSHFEMLLVEDDAADIDLTQEALSTAGLHVNLNVVRNGTDALSYLHQQSPFQDTAAPDLILLDLNLPGMSGKEIIREIRGDKKLCHIPITVLTTSRSKQDIEDSYKLGANCYVSKPDSLDEFNQMIQALEKFWFTVAKIPTRNIL from the coding sequence ATGAGTTCACATTTCGAGATGTTGCTGGTTGAAGATGATGCGGCAGATATTGATCTGACCCAGGAAGCATTGTCGACTGCAGGCCTGCATGTCAACCTTAACGTCGTCCGAAATGGTACAGATGCACTCTCATATTTACATCAGCAGTCTCCCTTTCAAGATACTGCTGCGCCCGATCTCATTCTCTTAGACTTGAATCTCCCTGGGATGAGTGGCAAAGAAATTATTCGAGAGATTCGGGGAGACAAAAAGCTCTGCCACATTCCCATCACGGTCTTGACCACTTCTCGCTCAAAGCAAGATATTGAAGACAGCTATAAACTAGGGGCGAACTGCTATGTCAGCAAACCCGATAGTTTAGATGAGTTTAATCAAATGATTCAGGCGCTAGAAAAATTTTGGTTCACCGTGGCAAAAATTCCGACCCGAAACATTCTGTAA
- a CDS encoding PAS domain-containing protein, whose protein sequence is MSSQPVKVLIVDDFEDDRICFRRYLSSDDTYSYTIIEAEDGHESLALAQQHHPEIVLLDYRLPDSEGLEVLTELIQRHQGALSAIIMLTGQGDEEVAVSAIKAGAQDYLVKNKLNKAKLINTIHRVLNQQKLRQAVERSQRKRQIITDLSLRIQQFLDPQQLLDWVVQDIQQVLGCDAVAIYQGMASERTLLAQASDGPILDAEEAANSLNPIVIPLGKGTGCRMSVPIYLTFSDNETENQPWGFLTADYLSEIDSTAEDLELFIDISVRLGISIQQAFLLQQLRDELEERRKVEQTLAHAQRTLKHSNQQLESRIQQRTEKLAEVNQQLRQKTAEFEAIFQSIPDAVIFTSLEHRIQSCNQATTTLFECASADLVGQAIDILYTDENGRDRQAPGQTMPGRYETTYRKQSGRLFIGETLLTLVEDKNGQPMGYLQIIRDISEHKALEQARLWAEKQLRQQEGQLRLFVEHTPAAVAMFDRELRYIIYSQRWLEDYRLGSQDLTGRSYYDVLPTVPDFWKTLLQRCLAGEEFACKEDRFPRENGDIDWVRWELHPWYDESGDVGGLIVMTEVITTYKRLQQEIIAQKHLLQSFFEAASTAHIGTAILDENFRYLQINQTLADVNGLSAVSHIGRKVAEVAPVIAQKILPIFERVLQGTTVTQEEITAYTSLQPEVMRHWLTSYFPVYTDSETPKQLGIVALEITQQKRNEQQLATLNTELQRSNQELEQFAYVASHDLREPLRKIRSYSDLLVRHYQGQLDERADKYIAYIIDGAIRMAALINDLLDYSRVGRSDIELQSLPLKDVLEQVIDDLQPKIQATNATISIHHPLPTLPGNAVQMRQLLQNLVENSIKYRSETPPDIVIDAVAAGECWQISVSDNGIGLDPQFADRIFIIFQRLHVREAYEGTGIGLAVCKRIVELHGGKIWVESELGKGATFYFTLPAK, encoded by the coding sequence ATGAGCTCCCAGCCTGTTAAAGTCCTAATTGTTGACGATTTTGAGGACGATCGCATCTGCTTTCGGCGCTACCTCAGTAGCGATGACACCTACAGCTACACCATCATTGAGGCCGAAGATGGCCATGAAAGCCTCGCACTCGCACAGCAGCATCACCCTGAAATTGTCTTATTAGACTATCGCCTCCCAGACTCTGAAGGGCTGGAGGTTTTAACGGAGCTGATTCAGCGACATCAAGGTGCTCTGTCTGCCATCATCATGCTCACAGGCCAAGGGGACGAAGAAGTTGCGGTCAGTGCCATTAAAGCCGGTGCTCAAGACTATTTAGTCAAAAATAAGCTCAACAAGGCCAAGCTGATTAACACCATCCATCGGGTGCTAAATCAGCAAAAGTTAAGGCAAGCGGTAGAACGTAGTCAGCGTAAACGCCAGATCATTACGGATCTGTCCTTACGAATTCAGCAGTTTTTAGATCCGCAGCAACTTTTAGATTGGGTGGTGCAAGACATCCAGCAGGTGCTCGGGTGTGATGCAGTCGCGATTTACCAAGGGATGGCCAGCGAGCGCACTCTGCTGGCCCAGGCAAGTGACGGCCCCATCCTAGATGCTGAGGAAGCCGCTAACAGTCTCAACCCAATCGTTATTCCATTGGGCAAGGGAACCGGCTGTCGAATGTCTGTCCCTATTTATCTAACCTTCTCTGATAACGAGACTGAGAACCAACCTTGGGGGTTTTTAACTGCCGACTACCTTTCTGAAATCGACTCGACGGCAGAAGATCTTGAGCTGTTCATTGACATTTCAGTGCGGCTTGGCATTTCAATTCAACAAGCCTTTCTATTACAACAGCTGCGCGACGAGCTGGAAGAGCGTCGCAAAGTTGAACAGACCCTGGCACACGCTCAGCGCACTCTAAAACATAGCAATCAACAGCTTGAATCTCGCATTCAACAGCGCACAGAGAAACTTGCAGAGGTTAATCAACAGCTGCGACAAAAAACTGCAGAATTTGAGGCTATTTTTCAATCCATTCCTGATGCCGTTATTTTCACCAGCCTTGAGCACCGCATTCAGTCCTGTAATCAGGCAACCACCACTCTCTTTGAATGTGCCTCGGCAGACCTTGTCGGACAGGCAATCGACATTCTTTACACAGATGAGAACGGCCGCGATCGCCAGGCACCTGGTCAAACGATGCCCGGTCGGTACGAAACTACCTATCGCAAACAGAGCGGGCGGCTGTTTATTGGAGAAACCCTCTTGACCCTGGTGGAGGATAAAAATGGCCAACCCATGGGGTACTTGCAAATCATTCGTGATATCTCTGAACACAAAGCCTTGGAGCAAGCACGGCTATGGGCTGAAAAGCAGCTCAGGCAGCAGGAAGGTCAACTCCGATTGTTTGTAGAACACACCCCGGCTGCTGTGGCCATGTTTGATCGAGAGCTGCGTTACATCATCTACAGTCAACGCTGGCTGGAAGACTACCGATTAGGGTCGCAGGATCTAACAGGCCGCAGCTATTATGACGTTCTGCCAACCGTGCCCGATTTCTGGAAGACTCTCCTCCAACGTTGCCTGGCCGGAGAGGAATTTGCCTGCAAAGAAGATCGGTTTCCCAGAGAAAACGGAGACATTGACTGGGTTCGTTGGGAGCTGCATCCCTGGTATGACGAGTCTGGCGACGTCGGCGGCCTCATTGTGATGACTGAAGTCATTACGACCTATAAGCGACTCCAGCAAGAAATTATTGCCCAGAAGCACTTGTTGCAGTCTTTCTTTGAAGCGGCCTCCACCGCTCACATCGGAACTGCAATCTTAGATGAAAATTTCCGCTATTTACAGATCAACCAGACGCTGGCAGATGTTAACGGTCTGTCTGCTGTTAGCCATATCGGGAGAAAAGTTGCAGAGGTGGCTCCCGTGATAGCCCAGAAAATCTTGCCAATTTTTGAGCGAGTTTTGCAAGGGACGACAGTCACTCAAGAAGAGATCACCGCTTACACCTCCCTCCAACCAGAGGTTATGCGTCACTGGTTAACGTCTTACTTTCCCGTCTATACAGATTCTGAAACCCCCAAACAGTTAGGCATTGTCGCGTTAGAAATCACCCAGCAAAAACGTAATGAGCAACAGCTCGCAACGCTCAATACCGAGTTACAACGCTCTAACCAAGAATTAGAGCAGTTTGCCTACGTGGCTTCCCATGATTTACGAGAACCACTCCGTAAGATTCGCAGCTATTCTGATCTGTTAGTTCGGCACTACCAAGGACAGCTCGATGAGCGGGCCGATAAATATATTGCTTACATCATTGATGGGGCCATCCGCATGGCCGCGTTAATTAATGATTTGCTAGATTACTCTCGCGTTGGGCGCAGTGACATTGAGCTGCAGTCTTTGCCGCTAAAGGATGTGCTGGAGCAGGTCATCGACGACTTACAGCCTAAGATTCAAGCGACAAACGCCACAATTTCTATCCACCATCCCCTGCCGACACTCCCTGGCAATGCTGTACAAATGCGGCAACTCCTGCAAAACCTGGTTGAAAACAGCATCAAATACCGTTCAGAGACCCCCCCTGACATCGTGATTGATGCTGTTGCTGCAGGGGAATGTTGGCAAATCTCAGTTAGCGATAACGGTATCGGCCTTGACCCTCAGTTTGCCGATCGCATTTTTATCATTTTCCAGCGCCTTCATGTCCGTGAAGCCTACGAAGGCACGGGGATTGGGCTTGCAGTTTGCAAACGCATTGTGGAACTGCATGGGGGCAAGATATGGGTGGAGTCTGAGTTAGGAAAGGGGGCTACCTTTTACTTCACGCTCCCTGCAAAATGA